A region of the Cucurbita pepo subsp. pepo cultivar mu-cu-16 chromosome LG14, ASM280686v2, whole genome shotgun sequence genome:
TATAAGTGGATGGAGCATGTCGTGCAAAAGCTATTAAATACTCCTTTTCattggaaaagaaaacccaTGTACACGAGAAGAGACCTGCAGGGCGATGGAGATGGAGAGTAATTGGGGAGTAGAATTACAAGGATGCCGACACAGCACACGTGCAGTAATACAGACACTTGAACATTGCTTAGGCTAGCAATTGCAATCACCAAACCACAACACATGAAAGGTCGAGACTAGAGTGGATTTAGGAGTGCTTTAATCTTGATGTTTGATAGATAGATGTCAAGCCATCCTGGAAGTTAGAGGGGGCATGTGCAGGACGACTTTAGAAGAATCCCCCGGAATTTGGGGTAAAGCTTTTGGCTACCTAATGAAACATATGGTTCGGTTCACAGGCACAACTAGACTCAATAATAACTCTTTTTGATACTCTCAGTCTTTCAGGAGTTTCCTTTAGTCCTTTCCttcaatgaaaaaatatatatgtatatattttagttctttttcttataGCTTTGAGTTTTAGAGCTAAAGTATCTCCTAATTTGATGTTACTTCAAAAAAGGATTGTTAATTGTTTCTGTAATGCGTACCTTTTGAACTGTACGATCACATGTTAGATCCATGAGAGCCTTGTTTGCAATGGACATGTTCAGTGTTCTGCGATGTACGTGGCCTCCTTTTTAATGTTCTGTTTTTTTGCCTCCAAGATTCTCCCATTCCATCTTTTTTCGCGCAACCTGATGCAAAGAAATTAAGCATCATTGCCTCCTGGTTGTATCCGGCTATCTACAATGTGGGAAATGATCTTTTTTATTCACTAACAAATAACTTAattccaaattttcatttcatgtcAGGAGAACTCTTGAAAATCCAAACAACACTCCAAACAACACTCAAAagtgttcttttctttaacTATGATTGAAATCCTATTTTCCACCACAAATTTCTATGTTTATTGTGATGTTTTAAGCttagaaatattatattttggtcCTCCAATTTGTAagtatttcattttcctttctaaGTTGCATgaacaattattttagttCTTGCCAATTCactaataattataatctAGATCAAACTAATCATActcatcaaataaatgaacCAAAAACCACATGCCATTTGTAAGAAGAATCTATCAGCACTTGTCATGGCTATATGAAACATGGGTGCCAATCCTTTGCCCCACGACAAGATTGAAGAGAAAgcaaacaaaatttaacattaaatttctgtttccttttcattttagtataaaaaaaGCTTCAGCATATGCATTGCACTTGCTCCTAAACGTGAGATTTGTGCAGCCTGAATTTTATATTCCAAACAAGGAGACAATTCAAAGCAAGAAATGAGCTGACCTTTCTCGGTTTTTAGAGCAAGAAAAGGACACTCCCGCCGGCCATTTCCCTGCTTCCAAGTTGCATTCATTGAAACCAACGCTCGCTGTCTCCTCCCTCTTATCTTCCCTGCAATGTGCCCCCATATATAAACAGATTCATAGAGTTTTAACATCATCAAACTCAGCAGACTTCTCAAAGTTAAGCTTTCTAAAGCAACCAACAATGGCTGCTCGTTACCATTTACGATCAATCAGTCTACCCTCCAGATCCCATCCCACCACTCTCAGAATCGAAGAGCAACTGAGCAAGTTGAAGGCATTGGAGAGCTCATCTCCTTCAACCTCCAAGTCAATCTGCAATGGCCTGCAGGGACTGGACGATTTATACGCTTGTATGGACGAGCTTCTCCACATGGCTTCCACCAAACAGGTTTTATCGAGCCACCAGAACAGGGAATTGGTGGACGAATTGGTCGAAGGATTCATAAAGCTTTTAGACACCTGCGGCAAAACAAGAGACATGATATTGCAAATACAGGAACAAGCACAAGCTCTGCAATCCGCCCTTCGTAGAAGAAAGGGAGATTTGAGCATCAGAAACGCCATCGCTAATTACACTAACCtgagaaagaagatgaaaaaggaGGCACTGAAATTGATATCATCAACCAAGCAAATGGACGAGAAAATCGGATCAAGTCATCTGATGAATCAAGATCTCCATCTCTACGCCGTGAATCGAGCTCTAAAAGAATCCTGTTTCTTTACCATTTCCATCTTCGCATCCCTCTTGTCGTTCGTCGCGATTCAATCAGTGAAATCGAAGCCAAACCGGTGGGCATTAGTCTCGAAAGTTCTGATGCGAAGGGGAGCGATAGCGAGCGAAGAAAACAACCAAATCAGCAATGAATTGGATGATGTGGATGCCGCAATAGATACTCTCGGCAATGGCGTCGACGCCGACAATCTGCAATCGGCGCGAAGAAGCTTAGAGGGATTAGAAATGGGCATGGAAGGGTTTGAGAACGGATTGAAAGGGATTTTCCGGCAGATGATCAGAGCCAGAGCATGTCTCttgaatttaatttctcaataagaggaatttacaattttacccCTCTTCCAAGGTTCCGAAGGCATCCAAATTTTGAAGGATAGCCCGGTCATTggattttggttttttgtaCTATATCCATTATTCCAAGTAAAtacttttttctaattatccctattttttatttttaatataatttcaaaattaatttcttttccaaaattaGTTTCATCATATTTTCAAACCATCTCTCacgtaaataaaattaacttaatattaaaatatatttactccAGTAGAATACCTAAACTTTCCACGTTTGGCACAAATCAAAATCGTAATAATTGTAttcatatattctttttaaaatactacGTGGTTGTCATGTTTGTATTCATTTTGGGCTTGAATATTACTTGAGTTACTTCCTTTTAAGAGCGTCTTGGTAACGCTCCATAGGAACTAAATGGTCATTAAAAGCGTATCTTAAACTAGGAACCATTGCAAATTTATTATCCTGCATTTATAAGTTGTGTACATAAATTTGTTTTGCCTTTTGAACGTAGATCTTGAAACCAATCTAACTCGGTTGGATCCAATTATGCAAACTTTTATTATAggctttaaattaaaaatgtggattaaaaaaggaatataTACAGTAAGCACCAAGGTTTTTTTTTNttttttttttttttttttttttctaatacaACCACATttttcaagagaaaaaaaa
Encoded here:
- the LOC111809869 gene encoding uncharacterized protein LOC111809869; this translates as MAARYHLRSISLPSRSHPTTLRIEEQLSKLKALESSSPSTSKSICNGLQGLDDLYACMDELLHMASTKQVLSSHQNRELVDELVEGFIKLLDTCGKTRDMILQIQEQAQALQSALRRRKGDLSIRNAIANYTNLRKKMKKEALKLISSTKQMDEKIGSSHLMNQDLHLYAVNRALKESCFFTISIFASLLSFVAIQSVKSKPNRWALVSKVLMRRGAIASEENNQISNELDDVDAAIDTLGNGVDADNLQSARRSLEGLEMGMEGFENGLKGIFRQMIRARACLLNLISQ